The proteins below come from a single Macaca fascicularis isolate 582-1 chromosome 9, T2T-MFA8v1.1 genomic window:
- the LOC141407621 gene encoding uncharacterized protein, whose amino-acid sequence MGLRVDPGKGGAGPWAPPRPGSSRRFSIAGTAETPGISEPQLPPAARLSRQWGAQRSGGPPRIRSEAGGPEAEDRRPRGTPVPAPTGSRGSSGSLFKAETATGGAQNTPPPSVPGYAGPVCLGAETRPVLPRLSCSLQGPGQGLVKPAHLLWRKAGCSPGLHCDTRRQRQPDQLLVSSGTPQVIRLAMTGTAEPEIPSTPLPQEAPLPLPDEERDSPSTASFLSSSHIFQVNG is encoded by the exons ATGGGGCTGAGGGTTGACCCAGGGAAAGGTGGGGCCGGCCCCTGGGCTCCG CCGCGACCTGGAAGCTCTCGGCGCTTCTCCATCGCTGGCACGGCGGAGACGCCCGGAATCTCGGAGCCGCAGCTCCCGCCTGCAGCGCGCCTCAGCCGCCAGTGGGGAGCGCAGCGAAGCGGGGGTCCCCCGCGCATCCGGAGCGAGGCAGGCGGGCCGGAGGCTGAGGACCGGCGACCTCGTGGGACGCCGGTGCCCGCCCCTACGGGGAGCAGAGGCAGCTCTGGAAGTCTATTTAAGGCGGAGACCGCAACCGGAGGGGCGCAGAATACTCCCCCTCCCAGCGTTCCGGGCTACGCGG GTCCTGTGTGCCTGGGAGCAGAGACTCGGCCCGTTCTCCCCAGACTCAGCTGTAGTCTTCAGGGACCTGGGCAAGGTCTGGTTAAACCTGCCCATCTTTTGTGGAGGAAGGCCGGTTGCTCCCCTGGCCTTCACTGTGACACTAGGAGGCAAAGGCAGCCAGACCAATTGCTGGTTTCATCTGGGACTCCGCAGGTGATAAGATTGGCAATGACAG GAACTGCAGAGCCAGAAATACCGTCCACGCCTCTGCCTCAGGAAGCTCCCCTACCTCTGCCTGATGAAGAGAGAGACTCCCCCTCAACAGCCAGCTTCCTGTCTTCTAGTCACATCTTTCAAGTAAACGGGTAA